One genomic segment of Streptomyces sp. TLI_146 includes these proteins:
- a CDS encoding sigma-70 family RNA polymerase sigma factor: MSQDFPHRAPGRPAMTNQQLPVDFSAFHHMHRPVYLRWAQTILNHRADAEEAVDAAFEQLLMIWTAVLSKENPAAYAWSVLRSRTLDLARARKRRPALLEAAAFETVALTRTADPIGQLEESLALFHAVRQLPPRQMDVMLLLHLHGLTPAQVGDHLGITAAAVRSTARHAKRRLRHTLGLAAEQTEEGHADDIAH; this comes from the coding sequence GTGAGCCAGGACTTCCCGCACCGCGCGCCGGGCAGACCCGCGATGACCAACCAGCAACTTCCGGTGGACTTCAGCGCGTTCCACCACATGCACCGGCCCGTCTATCTGCGCTGGGCGCAGACCATCCTCAACCACCGCGCGGACGCCGAGGAAGCCGTCGACGCCGCCTTCGAACAGCTCCTGATGATCTGGACCGCCGTCCTGTCGAAGGAGAACCCCGCCGCGTACGCCTGGAGCGTGCTGCGCAGTCGCACCCTCGACCTGGCCCGCGCCCGCAAACGGCGCCCCGCACTGCTGGAGGCAGCCGCCTTCGAGACCGTCGCCCTGACCCGGACCGCCGATCCCATCGGCCAGCTGGAGGAGAGCCTGGCCCTCTTCCACGCGGTACGCCAGCTCCCGCCGCGCCAGATGGACGTCATGCTCCTGCTCCACCTGCACGGCCTGACCCCCGCACAGGTCGGCGACCACCTCGGCATCACCGCGGCCGCCGTCCGCTCCACCGCCCGCCACGCCAAGCGCCGGCTGCGCCACACCCTCGGTCTCGCGGCCGAGCAGACCGAGGAGGGGCACGCTGATGACATCGCCCATTGA
- a CDS encoding ATP nucleotide 3'-pyrophosphokinase, whose protein sequence is MQSAAAAPPVERAGAARTVNAPVLTPVFTPVFKEPLDDGGWTGDGLSLNAADNARVDAFIDRAKKAERTISPQVRTAALISGAELIGFDHRLKSADSLKRKVATSLLEHPERDVNDALAGIGDSVRYTLQWPDGRYTEGVALAASVLSGWGNDNTKWSNTWGRARGYKAINSAWRAPRSEHLFEVQFHTPASKYAQEATHKLYEEQRLPGTSPERVKELQAQQDAIFAAVPVPPGADGLTAPEPRVPRLPQPSLRPQPVG, encoded by the coding sequence ATCCAGAGCGCGGCCGCAGCTCCCCCGGTCGAGCGCGCGGGCGCGGCCCGTACGGTCAACGCCCCCGTCCTCACCCCCGTATTCACCCCCGTCTTCAAAGAGCCGCTGGACGACGGCGGTTGGACGGGTGACGGGCTGTCGCTGAACGCCGCCGACAACGCCAGGGTCGACGCCTTCATCGACCGGGCCAAGAAGGCCGAGCGCACCATCAGCCCCCAGGTGAGGACAGCCGCGCTGATCAGCGGCGCCGAGCTCATCGGGTTCGACCACCGCCTCAAGTCGGCGGACTCGCTCAAGCGCAAGGTCGCCACCTCCTTGCTGGAACACCCCGAGCGGGACGTGAACGACGCGCTGGCCGGCATCGGCGACTCGGTGCGCTACACGCTCCAGTGGCCGGACGGCCGCTACACCGAGGGCGTCGCGCTCGCCGCCTCCGTGCTGTCCGGGTGGGGCAACGACAACACGAAGTGGTCCAACACCTGGGGCCGCGCCAGGGGCTACAAGGCCATCAACTCCGCTTGGCGGGCCCCTCGTTCGGAGCACCTCTTCGAGGTGCAGTTCCACACCCCGGCGAGCAAGTACGCCCAGGAGGCCACGCACAAGTTGTACGAGGAGCAGCGCCTCCCCGGTACGAGCCCCGAGCGCGTCAAGGAGCTCCAGGCACAGCAGGACGCGATCTTCGCCGCGGTCCCGGTGCCGCCGGGAGCCGACGGCCTGACCGCTCCGGAGCCTCGCGTGCCCCGGCTGCCCCAGCCGTCCCTGCGGCCGCAGCCCGTCGGCTGA
- a CDS encoding GNAT family N-acetyltransferase has translation MPETVTLRGRTLRLEPLAEHHVEALARAAAEDRGSYAFTPVPCGAEATERYVADALAARAAGRALPFATVRIADGRVVGSTRFCELDYWQGPVPWPPAPRGPLGPVPTAIPDAAEIGGTWLSACAQGTGINTEAKLLMLRHAFETWGVRRVSLRADARNLRSRTAIERLGATLDGVHRAHSRGLDGMVRGTAFYSILDEEWPRVREHLEQRVGAARPNAAGTRSLVPA, from the coding sequence GTGCCCGAAACCGTCACCCTCCGCGGCCGCACCCTCCGGCTCGAGCCGCTCGCCGAACATCACGTCGAGGCCCTGGCGCGAGCCGCCGCCGAGGATCGCGGCAGCTATGCCTTCACGCCCGTGCCCTGCGGGGCGGAGGCGACGGAGCGGTATGTCGCCGACGCGCTGGCGGCCCGGGCCGCGGGACGCGCGCTGCCGTTCGCCACGGTGCGGATCGCCGACGGCCGGGTGGTGGGCTCGACGCGCTTCTGCGAGCTGGACTACTGGCAGGGGCCGGTGCCCTGGCCTCCGGCCCCGCGCGGCCCGCTGGGTCCCGTACCAACGGCGATCCCCGACGCGGCGGAGATCGGTGGCACCTGGCTCTCCGCGTGCGCCCAGGGCACCGGCATCAACACCGAGGCCAAGCTGTTGATGCTGCGGCACGCCTTCGAGACCTGGGGCGTGCGGCGCGTGTCCCTGCGCGCCGACGCCCGCAACCTGCGCTCGCGCACCGCGATCGAACGCCTCGGCGCGACCCTCGACGGCGTACACCGGGCACACTCCCGTGGCCTGGACGGCATGGTCCGCGGTACGGCCTTCTACTCGATCCTCGACGAGGAGTGGCCACGCGTCCGGGAACACCTGGAACAGCGGGTGGGTGCGGCGCGCCCGAACGCGGCAGGCACGCGCTCGCTCGTCCCGGCGTGA
- a CDS encoding aminoglycoside phosphotransferase family protein gives MSTGQLHTDQHPIDDALVRRLVAGQFPQWAGLPVVRFPSGGTVNAMYRLGDSMVVRLPLLPGGAADVSMEREWLPRLASVLSTPVPEVLGAGEPAEGYPWVWSVYRWLAGENPEAGALSEPVALAEDLAGFVTAMRGLTLPDAPPAYRGGPVAALDASTRAAIDELRGIPQEGIDCDAVLAVWEDALRAPAWDGPPVWLHADLMPGNLLVDGGRLTSVIDFGCTGVGDPACDLFPAWNLLPADARNVFREALGVDDATWIRGRGRTLSQALIALPYYRTTNPAMANNARHVIRAVLAER, from the coding sequence ATGAGCACCGGGCAGTTGCACACCGACCAGCACCCCATCGACGACGCGCTCGTACGGCGGTTGGTCGCCGGGCAGTTCCCCCAGTGGGCGGGGCTGCCGGTGGTGCGCTTTCCGTCCGGTGGGACGGTCAACGCCATGTACCGGCTGGGCGACAGCATGGTCGTACGGCTGCCGCTGCTGCCGGGCGGAGCCGCGGACGTGTCGATGGAGCGGGAGTGGCTGCCCCGCCTCGCCTCGGTGCTGTCCACGCCGGTCCCCGAGGTGCTCGGAGCGGGGGAGCCGGCCGAGGGGTATCCGTGGGTCTGGTCGGTGTACCGGTGGCTGGCGGGGGAGAACCCCGAGGCGGGAGCGCTGAGCGAACCGGTCGCGCTGGCCGAGGACTTGGCCGGGTTCGTGACGGCGATGCGCGGTCTCACCCTGCCGGACGCGCCGCCCGCCTACCGGGGCGGGCCCGTCGCCGCGCTCGACGCGTCGACCCGCGCGGCGATCGACGAACTGCGCGGGATCCCGCAGGAGGGCATCGACTGCGATGCCGTGCTCGCCGTGTGGGAGGACGCGCTGCGGGCCCCGGCCTGGGACGGGCCGCCGGTGTGGCTGCACGCCGACCTGATGCCGGGCAACCTCCTCGTGGACGGCGGCAGGCTGACCTCGGTGATCGACTTCGGTTGCACGGGGGTGGGCGACCCCGCCTGCGACCTCTTCCCCGCCTGGAACCTGCTGCCCGCCGACGCACGGAACGTCTTCCGCGAGGCGCTCGGCGTGGACGACGCCACCTGGATCCGCGGCCGGGGACGGACCCTCTCACAGGCGCTGATCGCGCTGCCCTACTACCGGACGACCAACCCGGCGATGGCGAACAACGCCCGGCATGTGATCCGGGCGGTGCTCGCGGAGCGCTGA
- a CDS encoding phosphatidylserine/phosphatidylglycerophosphate/cardiolipin synthase family protein produces the protein MLAGSLLAALLVPSPAAVADPAPMPTTGAVFNDPQGTVAEQNAIKDHIVGAIDNTQSGRTLRAAMYALTDTGYSDALIRAHDRGVQVRVVLDYAFSTSTAATQLAAALGQDMAQPSWLHVCPKDRACIADTTLDPSKNHINHNKFFLFSRVGDAGVAEDVVIQTSANQTPANTSRFWNNAYTSVGNTDLYTAYTAYFNDLAAEKRNADYYRQGTTSGGEKYYFFPQQTGDLMVDVLNNVSCTGNTTVGSASHKTVIRVAAYAFTRTEVANKLRQLADQECWIEVVYNTTSQLAALGNHARIKPYQLHLDNGTPDSDADDLFVHSKYLLVEGNYAGHPDTKWTFTGSHNLDVSSLRENDEALLRVEGAPTHDAYRSNFLAMRSKATLTG, from the coding sequence TTGCTCGCCGGGTCCCTCCTGGCCGCGCTGCTCGTCCCGTCCCCGGCCGCCGTGGCGGACCCGGCGCCGATGCCCACGACGGGCGCGGTCTTCAACGACCCGCAGGGCACCGTGGCCGAGCAGAACGCGATCAAGGACCATATCGTCGGGGCGATCGACAACACCCAGAGCGGCCGTACGCTGCGCGCCGCCATGTACGCCCTGACCGACACCGGCTACAGCGACGCGCTGATCCGCGCCCATGACCGGGGCGTACAGGTACGGGTCGTCCTCGACTACGCGTTCTCCACCTCCACGGCCGCCACACAGCTGGCGGCCGCGCTCGGCCAGGACATGGCCCAGCCGTCCTGGCTCCACGTGTGCCCGAAGGACCGGGCGTGCATCGCGGACACCACGCTCGACCCGAGCAAGAACCACATCAACCACAACAAGTTCTTCCTCTTCTCCCGGGTGGGAGACGCGGGCGTCGCCGAGGACGTGGTGATCCAGACGTCCGCCAACCAGACCCCGGCGAACACCTCCCGGTTCTGGAACAACGCGTACACCTCGGTCGGCAACACCGACCTCTACACCGCGTACACGGCGTACTTCAACGACCTCGCCGCGGAGAAGCGCAACGCCGACTACTACCGGCAGGGCACCACGTCCGGGGGCGAGAAGTACTACTTCTTCCCGCAGCAGACCGGTGATCTCATGGTCGACGTACTGAACAACGTGTCGTGCACGGGCAACACGACGGTCGGATCCGCCTCCCACAAGACGGTCATCCGCGTCGCGGCCTACGCCTTCACCCGCACCGAGGTCGCGAACAAGCTACGGCAGCTGGCCGACCAGGAGTGCTGGATCGAGGTCGTCTACAACACGACGAGCCAGCTCGCGGCCCTCGGCAACCACGCGCGCATCAAGCCGTACCAGCTCCACCTCGACAACGGCACGCCCGACAGCGACGCGGACGACCTGTTCGTGCACTCCAAGTACCTGCTGGTCGAGGGCAACTACGCGGGGCACCCGGACACCAAGTGGACCTTCACCGGCTCCCACAACCTCGACGTCTCCTCCCTGCGGGAGAACGACGAGGCGCTGCTGCGCGTCGAGGGTGCCCCGACCCACGACGCCTACCGGAGCAACTTCCTCGCGATGCGCTCCAAGGCCACCCTGACCGGCTGA
- a CDS encoding GDSL-type esterase/lipase family protein gives MTASRPHALFSFGTLMDERVQTALFGQAVPTAPASLSGYTTRPLAITDESVIATSGLDVHLTLEREYGAVVEGAVLRLTDQDLAAADAYEVDDYIRRRVLLSSGESAWAYLDAKPLRPAARIVIVGDSIAYGRCDPQGGWAARLAATHIGGNEAEHRVFNLAIPGSTLAQAAEQTPALLGPRLPDTLLVAAGINDSAVPLSAPEDHHDGLARIADSLGSLAATALAHNARLVVVGPIWLDEERTRDYGGLRFTKERALALRESLRTWCQENHIDFLDMWEPLYEKTDLLVDGLHPAADGHEALYQHLITVGG, from the coding sequence GTGACCGCCTCACGCCCTCACGCCCTCTTCTCCTTCGGCACGCTGATGGACGAGCGGGTCCAGACCGCCCTCTTCGGCCAGGCCGTGCCCACCGCTCCGGCGTCGCTCTCCGGCTACACGACCAGGCCCCTCGCGATAACCGACGAGTCCGTGATCGCCACCAGCGGTCTGGACGTACACCTGACGCTGGAGCGCGAGTACGGGGCGGTGGTCGAAGGCGCCGTGCTGCGCCTCACCGACCAGGACCTCGCCGCGGCCGACGCGTACGAAGTCGACGACTACATCCGTCGGCGGGTGCTCCTCTCCTCCGGCGAGAGCGCCTGGGCCTACCTGGACGCGAAGCCACTGCGCCCGGCGGCGCGCATCGTGATCGTGGGCGACAGCATCGCGTACGGGCGCTGCGACCCCCAGGGAGGATGGGCGGCCCGCCTCGCGGCCACCCACATCGGCGGGAACGAGGCCGAGCACCGGGTCTTCAACCTGGCCATCCCGGGCAGCACGCTGGCCCAGGCCGCCGAGCAGACACCGGCGCTGCTGGGCCCCCGTCTGCCCGACACCCTTCTCGTCGCCGCCGGGATCAACGACTCCGCCGTGCCCCTGTCCGCCCCGGAGGACCATCACGACGGACTCGCGCGCATCGCGGACAGCCTCGGCTCACTCGCCGCCACCGCCCTCGCGCACAACGCGCGCCTCGTCGTCGTGGGCCCGATCTGGCTCGACGAGGAGCGCACCCGGGACTACGGAGGCCTGCGCTTCACCAAGGAGCGGGCGCTGGCCCTGCGCGAGTCCCTGCGGACCTGGTGCCAGGAGAACCACATCGACTTCCTCGACATGTGGGAGCCCCTGTACGAGAAGACCGACCTGCTCGTCGACGGCCTGCACCCGGCGGCCGACGGGCACGAGGCGCTCTACCAGCACCTCATCACTGTCGGCGGCTGA
- a CDS encoding dienelactone hydrolase family protein: MAEVLLFHHAQGLTSGVRAFAKTLRAAGHTVHVPDLYEGRVFDDLADGVAHVQETGFGTIVERGRAVAEGLPAELVYAGFSLGVLPAQSLAQTRPGAKGALLFHSCVPVTEFGEAWPQGVPVQIHGMDGDEYFVDEGDIEAARALVESTPDAELFVYPGKQHLFADDSLPSYTEEAAALLTRRVLAFLDAVG, from the coding sequence ATGGCCGAGGTATTGCTGTTCCACCACGCGCAGGGCCTGACCTCCGGCGTCCGCGCCTTCGCAAAGACGCTGAGAGCGGCGGGCCACACCGTCCATGTCCCGGATCTGTACGAGGGACGGGTCTTCGACGACCTGGCGGACGGGGTGGCCCACGTACAGGAGACGGGGTTCGGCACGATCGTCGAGCGCGGGCGGGCGGTCGCCGAAGGGCTGCCCGCCGAGCTCGTCTACGCGGGCTTCTCCCTCGGCGTGCTGCCCGCGCAGTCCCTCGCCCAGACCCGGCCGGGGGCGAAGGGCGCGCTGCTGTTCCACTCCTGTGTGCCGGTCACGGAGTTCGGTGAGGCGTGGCCGCAGGGGGTTCCGGTCCAGATCCACGGGATGGACGGGGACGAGTACTTCGTGGACGAGGGGGACATCGAGGCGGCCCGGGCCCTGGTGGAGTCGACGCCGGACGCCGAGCTGTTCGTCTACCCCGGCAAGCAGCACCTGTTCGCCGACGACAGCCTGCCCTCATACACCGAGGAGGCGGCCGCGCTGCTCACCCGGCGCGTGCTCGCCTTCCTCGACGCCGTCGGCTAG